The Calditerrivibrio nitroreducens DSM 19672 genome window below encodes:
- the rfbA gene encoding glucose-1-phosphate thymidylyltransferase RfbA produces MKGIILAGGSGTRLYPITRAISKQILPVYDKPMIYYPLSVLMLAGIRDVLIISTPRDISVFKDLFGDGNWLGMRFEYAIQEKPRGLADAFIVGEDFIGKDRVAMVLGDNIFYGQHFTEILQKAVSSSSSATIFGYWVKDPKSYGVVEFDANGKAISIEEKPQNPKSHYAVPGLYFYDNRVVDIAKNIKPSARGELEITAVNNEYLKMGALNVEVLGRGMAWFDTGTYDGLLDAANFVEAIQKRQGLYVACIEEIAYRNGWIDKSQLLELANGIKTDYGVYLRFIAEGE; encoded by the coding sequence ATGAAAGGTATAATTTTGGCGGGTGGATCAGGCACCAGACTTTATCCAATCACCAGAGCGATATCCAAGCAGATTCTTCCGGTTTATGATAAACCGATGATCTATTACCCATTATCCGTTTTGATGCTTGCAGGGATCAGGGATGTGCTTATTATCTCCACACCAAGAGATATAAGCGTATTCAAAGATTTATTTGGGGATGGTAATTGGCTGGGGATGAGGTTTGAGTATGCCATTCAGGAAAAACCCAGAGGTCTTGCGGATGCGTTTATTGTGGGGGAAGATTTTATAGGTAAGGATAGGGTGGCAATGGTATTGGGTGATAATATCTTTTATGGTCAGCATTTTACAGAAATATTGCAAAAAGCTGTATCGAGTAGCTCTTCAGCCACTATTTTTGGATACTGGGTAAAAGATCCAAAGTCTTACGGTGTTGTTGAGTTTGATGCTAACGGCAAAGCCATTTCTATTGAAGAAAAACCACAAAATCCAAAATCCCACTACGCTGTACCGGGGCTTTATTTTTACGACAACAGGGTTGTGGATATAGCAAAAAATATAAAACCTTCCGCCAGAGGTGAGCTTGAGATAACTGCTGTAAACAATGAGTATTTAAAGATGGGTGCACTAAACGTGGAGGTTTTAGGTAGAGGGATGGCATGGTTTGATACCGGTACATACGATGGACTACTTGATGCAGCCAATTTTGTGGAGGCGATTCAAAAAAGGCAGGGGTTATATGTGGCCTGCATCGAAGAGATAGCTTATAGAAATGGATGGATAGATAAATCTCAATTGCTTGAACTTGCAAATGGTATTAAAACAGATTATGGTGTATACCTTCGTTTTATAGCTGAGGGGGAATAA